From a region of the Rhinopithecus roxellana isolate Shanxi Qingling chromosome 8, ASM756505v1, whole genome shotgun sequence genome:
- the C8H19orf57 gene encoding uncharacterized protein C19orf57 homolog isoform X2, with amino-acid sequence MTKRKKLRTSGDGLCPPKPLKTPRLGDSDGDPQSSMLGCLHHPEEPESKLGPVPSTQQHGEEPGKAVCSSPDEETGAPCWLLRQPEKEPAPLPPSQNSVGRFVPQFAKSRKTVARKGETKDEDLRSGAFKISQETLPESSAQSPGCQLLVETLGLPFQEATEPGDPTQADSAHPEQSSQSPVQAVPSSGDSQPDDPPDRGTGLSSSQRASQDHLSEQGAEDSRPETDGVPGDRGQKKHLPSSDSEGEKPDRGAPKEGGAQRTVGAQRTAGAGLPGGPQEEGDGIPCTPASAPTLGPALGLGPASWCLEPGSVAQGSPDRQQTPSRMGREGEGTHSSLGCSSLRMVVIADLSTDPAELEERALEVAGPDGQASTMSPASPKRKAADGGYRRALPGCTPLTGETAGETGEAGQDDKPSGDVPVGPTASLALAPGSGESMMGAGDSDHAATDTGPCVDQKQEPGPTQEAAESGGQDLEQDLEGLRVSPQASVLPEHREATDSPLQEPGAQQGILDTTSDLAGQQDHLPHSVDQSTWADSSAVELDFLLDSQIRDALDASDFEAPPEQFFPSGNKPGPRWPVPSPRASGDPVAVAKAQPSRLIMGTHRDLEAFKRLNYRKTKPGGKAPLPYPSKGPGNVPRGDPPWREL; translated from the exons ATGACAAAGAGGAAGAAGCTGCGGACCTCAG GAGACGGACTCTGTCCTCCAAAACCCCTAAAGACCCCAAGGCTAGGAGACTCTGATGGGGACCCCCAGAGTTCCATGTTGGGCTGTTTACATCACCCTGAGGAGCCAGAGAGTAAACTGGGACCTGTTCCCTCTACACAGCAGCACGGGGAGGAACCAGGAAAGGCGGTCTGCAG CTccccagatgaggaaacaggagcTCCCTGCTGGCTCCTCCGTCAACCAGAGAAGGAGCcagctccccttcctccttcccag AACTCAGTTGGGAGGTTTGTTCCCCAGTTTGCAAAATCCAGAAAGACAGTGGCAAGAAAAGGAGAGACAAAGGATGAGGACCTCAGGAGTGGGGCCTTTAAAATCAGCCAG GAAACACTCCCAGAGTCCAGCGCCCAGAGTCCAGGATGCCAGCTGCTAGTGGAGACCCTGGGGCTCCCCTTCCAGGAGGCCACGGAGCCGGGGGACCCAACGCAGGCAGACAGTGCCCACCCTGAGCAGAGCAGCCAGAGCCCCGTGCAGGCTGTGCCCAGCAGTGGAGATTCTCAGCCTGATGACCCTCCAGACAGGGGGACAGGGTTGTCCTCCTCACAGAGGGCCAGCCAAGACCACCTGTCAGAACAAGGGGCTGAAGACAGCAGGCCTGAAACAGATGGGGTTCCAGGTGATCGTGGCCAAAAGAAACACCTACCAAGCAGTGATTCTGAAGGGGAGAAGCCAGACAGAGGAGCCCCCAAGGAGGGAGGGGCCCAAAGGACAGTAGGGGCCCAAAGGACAGCAGGGGCTGGCCTGCCTGGAGGGCCCCAGGAGGAGGGAGACGGTATCCCCTGTACCCCAGCATCAGCTCCTACCTTGGGCCCTGCCCTGGGACTGGGCCCTGCCTCTTGGTGCCTGGAACCCGGGTCTGTGGCCCAGGGCTCCCCTGACCGCCAGCAGACCCCCAGCAGGAtgggcagggaaggggaagggactCATAGCAGCCTGGGATGCTCCTCCCTCAGGATGGTTGTCATTGCAGACCTGAGCACAGACCCTGCTGAGCTGGAAGAGAGGGCTCTGGAGGTGGCTGGGCCCGATGGGCAGGCCAGCACCATGTCACCTGCCTCTCCCAAGAGGAAGGCCGCTGATGGAGGCTACAGGAGGGCCCTGCCAGGCTGCACCCCCCTCACTGGGGAAACCGCAGGAGAAACGGGGGAGGCAGGGCAGGATGACAAGCCCTCTGGCGATGTCCCAGTGGGTCCGACAGCCTCCCTGGCTCTGGCACCTGGGAGCGGAGAGTCCATGATGGGCGCTGGAGATTCCGACCATGCAGCCACGGACACGGGTCCGTGTGTCGATCAGAAGCAGGAGCCAGGCCCTACTCAAGAGGCAGCCGAGTCAGGTGGCCAGGACCTCGAACAAGACCTTGAGGGGCTCCGTGTGTCCCCACAAGCTTCTGTTCTGCCAGAACACAGAGAAGCAACAGACAGCCCTCTCCAGGAGCCTGGGGCCCAGCAGGGCATTCTAGACACCACCTCAGACCTGGCAGGGCAGCAAGACCACCTGCCTCATTCTGTGGACCAGTCCACCTGGGCAGACTCTTCAGCTGTGGAACTCGACTTCCTGCTGGACAGCCAGATACGGGATGCCCTGGACGCTTCTGACTTCGAAGCCCCGCCTGAGCAG TTCTTTCCTTCCGGGAACAAGCCAGGCCCTCGCTGGCCGGTCCCCAGCCCACGTGCCAGTGGAGACCCTGTTGCAGTGGCCAAGGCCCAGCCGAG CCGGCTGATCATGGGCACCCACCGGGACCTGGAAGCCTTCAAGCGCCTCAACTACCGGAAGACAAAGCCGGGAGGCAAAGCCCCCCTGCCTTACCCTTCCAAGGGGCCTGGGAATGTCCCTCGAGGGGACCCACCCTGGAGGGAACTGTAG
- the C8H19orf57 gene encoding uncharacterized protein C19orf57 homolog isoform X1, translating to MTKRKKLRTSGDGLCPPKPLKTPRLGDSDGDPQSSMLGCLHHPEEPESKLGPVPSTQQHGEEPGKAVCSSPDEETGAPCWLLRQPEKEPAPLPPSQNSVGRFVPQFAKSRKTVARKGETKDEDLRSGAFKISQETLPESSAQSPGCQLLVETLGLPFQEATEPGDPTQADSAHPEQSSQSPVQAVPSSGDSQPDDPPDRGTGLSSSQRASQDHLSEQGAEDSRPETDGVPGDRGQKKHLPSSDSEGEKPDRGAPKEGGAQRTVGAQRTAGAGLPGGPQEEGDGIPCTPASAPTLGPALGLGPASWCLEPGSVAQGSPDRQQTPSRMGREGEGTHSSLGCSSLRMVVIADLSTDPAELEERALEVAGPDGQASTMSPASPKRKAADGGYRRALPGCTPLTGETAGETGEAGQDDKPSGDVPVGPTASLALAPGSGESMMGAGDSDHAATDTGPCVDQKQEPGPTQEAAESGGQDLEQDLEGLRVSPQASVLPEHREATDSPLQEPGAQQGILDTTSDLAGQQDHLPHSVDQSTWADSSAVELDFLLDSQIRDALDASDFEAPPEQFFPSGNKPGPRWPVPSPRASGDPVAVAKAQPRTFVGIQASEASRMEDATNIVRGLIVELSNLNRLIMGTHRDLEAFKRLNYRKTKPGGKAPLPYPSKGPGNVPRGDPPWREL from the exons ATGACAAAGAGGAAGAAGCTGCGGACCTCAG GAGACGGACTCTGTCCTCCAAAACCCCTAAAGACCCCAAGGCTAGGAGACTCTGATGGGGACCCCCAGAGTTCCATGTTGGGCTGTTTACATCACCCTGAGGAGCCAGAGAGTAAACTGGGACCTGTTCCCTCTACACAGCAGCACGGGGAGGAACCAGGAAAGGCGGTCTGCAG CTccccagatgaggaaacaggagcTCCCTGCTGGCTCCTCCGTCAACCAGAGAAGGAGCcagctccccttcctccttcccag AACTCAGTTGGGAGGTTTGTTCCCCAGTTTGCAAAATCCAGAAAGACAGTGGCAAGAAAAGGAGAGACAAAGGATGAGGACCTCAGGAGTGGGGCCTTTAAAATCAGCCAG GAAACACTCCCAGAGTCCAGCGCCCAGAGTCCAGGATGCCAGCTGCTAGTGGAGACCCTGGGGCTCCCCTTCCAGGAGGCCACGGAGCCGGGGGACCCAACGCAGGCAGACAGTGCCCACCCTGAGCAGAGCAGCCAGAGCCCCGTGCAGGCTGTGCCCAGCAGTGGAGATTCTCAGCCTGATGACCCTCCAGACAGGGGGACAGGGTTGTCCTCCTCACAGAGGGCCAGCCAAGACCACCTGTCAGAACAAGGGGCTGAAGACAGCAGGCCTGAAACAGATGGGGTTCCAGGTGATCGTGGCCAAAAGAAACACCTACCAAGCAGTGATTCTGAAGGGGAGAAGCCAGACAGAGGAGCCCCCAAGGAGGGAGGGGCCCAAAGGACAGTAGGGGCCCAAAGGACAGCAGGGGCTGGCCTGCCTGGAGGGCCCCAGGAGGAGGGAGACGGTATCCCCTGTACCCCAGCATCAGCTCCTACCTTGGGCCCTGCCCTGGGACTGGGCCCTGCCTCTTGGTGCCTGGAACCCGGGTCTGTGGCCCAGGGCTCCCCTGACCGCCAGCAGACCCCCAGCAGGAtgggcagggaaggggaagggactCATAGCAGCCTGGGATGCTCCTCCCTCAGGATGGTTGTCATTGCAGACCTGAGCACAGACCCTGCTGAGCTGGAAGAGAGGGCTCTGGAGGTGGCTGGGCCCGATGGGCAGGCCAGCACCATGTCACCTGCCTCTCCCAAGAGGAAGGCCGCTGATGGAGGCTACAGGAGGGCCCTGCCAGGCTGCACCCCCCTCACTGGGGAAACCGCAGGAGAAACGGGGGAGGCAGGGCAGGATGACAAGCCCTCTGGCGATGTCCCAGTGGGTCCGACAGCCTCCCTGGCTCTGGCACCTGGGAGCGGAGAGTCCATGATGGGCGCTGGAGATTCCGACCATGCAGCCACGGACACGGGTCCGTGTGTCGATCAGAAGCAGGAGCCAGGCCCTACTCAAGAGGCAGCCGAGTCAGGTGGCCAGGACCTCGAACAAGACCTTGAGGGGCTCCGTGTGTCCCCACAAGCTTCTGTTCTGCCAGAACACAGAGAAGCAACAGACAGCCCTCTCCAGGAGCCTGGGGCCCAGCAGGGCATTCTAGACACCACCTCAGACCTGGCAGGGCAGCAAGACCACCTGCCTCATTCTGTGGACCAGTCCACCTGGGCAGACTCTTCAGCTGTGGAACTCGACTTCCTGCTGGACAGCCAGATACGGGATGCCCTGGACGCTTCTGACTTCGAAGCCCCGCCTGAGCAG TTCTTTCCTTCCGGGAACAAGCCAGGCCCTCGCTGGCCGGTCCCCAGCCCACGTGCCAGTGGAGACCCTGTTGCAGTGGCCAAGGCCCAGCCGAG GACCTTCGTGGGGATCCAGGCCTCTGAGGCCTCCAGGATGGAGGACGCCACCAACATCGTGCGTGGCCTCATCGTTGAGCTCTCTAACCTGAA CCGGCTGATCATGGGCACCCACCGGGACCTGGAAGCCTTCAAGCGCCTCAACTACCGGAAGACAAAGCCGGGAGGCAAAGCCCCCCTGCCTTACCCTTCCAAGGGGCCTGGGAATGTCCCTCGAGGGGACCCACCCTGGAGGGAACTGTAG